A genomic stretch from Chitinophagaceae bacterium includes:
- a CDS encoding YceI family protein yields MKKTAIILSLFFLASAFTAVTVWKNDKAHSQLTFTVTHLGVSDVSGVFNDFDVNIESTKPDFSDAVFALNAKVASIDTRIEARNNHLKSGDFFDAAKYPELTFKSTSIKKTGKDAYKLTGNLTLHGITKEVTMNLQYRGLIENPMSKKPTAGFQLTGTIKRSDFGLGNGFPAPMISDDVRIKADGEFAQ; encoded by the coding sequence ATGAAAAAAACAGCAATCATCCTTTCTTTATTTTTCCTGGCATCAGCATTCACAGCAGTAACTGTATGGAAAAACGACAAAGCACATTCACAGTTAACCTTTACAGTTACACATCTTGGCGTATCAGATGTATCGGGTGTATTTAATGATTTTGATGTGAACATCGAATCAACCAAACCCGATTTCAGCGATGCAGTATTTGCATTGAATGCAAAAGTTGCATCAATCGATACTCGTATTGAAGCAAGAAACAATCACCTGAAGAGTGGTGACTTTTTTGATGCAGCGAAATATCCTGAACTGACCTTCAAAAGCACATCAATTAAAAAAACAGGAAAAGATGCTTATAAACTTACAGGCAATCTTACACTGCATGGTATTACCAAAGAAGTAACCATGAATCTGCAGTACAGAGGTTTGATTGAAAACCCAATGTCGAAGAAACCTACTGCCGGTTTTCAGTTAACAGGTACTATTAAGCGTTCTGATTTCGGTTTAGGCAATGGTTTCCCTGCACCAATGATCAGTGATGATGTGCGTATTAAAGCTGATGGAGAATTTGCACAATAA
- a CDS encoding Crp/Fnr family transcriptional regulator, with amino-acid sequence MIDLDILLAWGATYKKLAPEEILFKEGTVCSFYYQVVSGQMRWVNINEEGKEYLQTLVEPGECIGELPLFDGGLFAATAIANKETHVLRLHQSVFQQLLKSQPEIHFTFSRLLTQRLRFKFFLVKEIASHNPENIITALLKYLKEKGDHVCPECNQLKLTRKQIADMTGLRVETVIRVMRNLNEKGFLQIQKGKVYYGEKKKTPGLICNI; translated from the coding sequence ATGATTGATCTTGATATATTGCTTGCCTGGGGTGCAACTTATAAAAAACTTGCACCTGAAGAAATCCTTTTCAAAGAAGGAACTGTCTGTAGTTTTTATTACCAGGTGGTAAGCGGACAAATGCGCTGGGTAAATATAAATGAAGAGGGAAAAGAATACCTGCAAACACTGGTTGAGCCAGGCGAATGTATTGGTGAACTCCCCTTGTTTGACGGAGGCTTATTTGCTGCTACCGCCATTGCTAATAAAGAAACCCATGTGCTTCGACTGCATCAATCTGTTTTTCAACAGTTATTAAAATCACAACCTGAAATTCATTTTACATTCAGCCGCCTGCTAACACAGCGCCTGCGGTTTAAATTCTTTTTGGTGAAAGAAATTGCATCACATAATCCCGAAAATATTATTACTGCCTTATTAAAATACCTGAAAGAAAAAGGAGATCATGTATGTCCTGAATGCAACCAGCTTAAACTTACACGTAAACAGATTGCTGATATGACCGGACTGAGAGTTGAAACAGTTATCAGGGTTATGCGCAACCTGAATGAAAAAGGTTTTTTACAAATACAAAAGGGGAAAGTATACTATGGAGAAAAAAAGAAAACCCCGGGATTAATCTGTAATATATAA
- a CDS encoding HDIG domain-containing protein has protein sequence MEKARAEKIATEIIDLYRKHGGDDYIGENVTQLQHAFQSAAHAKAQNCDDEMVLAAFLHDIGHICVAEHNVAKMDGFGVMNHEKIGAAFLRMRRFSDRLVKLVQAHVSAKRYLTYKDEFYFNRLSEASRQTLVFQGGRMSHDEAILFETDSLYHEMITMRKIDELAKDDLPTGELQPFHEMIVKHLAGR, from the coding sequence ATGGAGAAAGCCCGGGCAGAAAAAATTGCAACTGAAATTATTGATCTGTACAGGAAACATGGCGGTGATGATTATATTGGTGAAAATGTAACTCAGCTTCAGCATGCTTTTCAAAGTGCAGCACATGCTAAAGCACAAAACTGTGATGATGAAATGGTGCTGGCTGCTTTTTTGCACGACATCGGGCATATCTGTGTTGCCGAACACAATGTTGCAAAGATGGATGGCTTTGGTGTGATGAACCATGAAAAAATCGGTGCTGCATTTTTGCGCATGCGCAGGTTTTCAGACCGGCTGGTGAAACTGGTTCAGGCACATGTTTCAGCCAAGCGTTACCTCACTTATAAAGATGAATTCTATTTTAACCGGCTTTCAGAAGCCAGCAGACAAACATTGGTTTTCCAGGGAGGAAGAATGTCGCATGATGAAGCAATCCTGTTTGAAACCGATTCACTCTATCATGAAATGATTACCATGCGAAAGATTGATGAGCTGGCCAAAGATGATCTTCCAACAGGTGAACTGCAGCCTTTTCATGAAATGATTGTAAAGCATTTGGCTGGCAGATAA
- a CDS encoding UDP-2,3-diacylglucosamine diphosphatase, which translates to MKTFYKTIILSDIHLGIRNSRVKEVVDFLSNHKCDTLILNGDIIDGWQLKKSGEWKKKHTSFFRIIMKYMHKYNTKVIYLRGNHDDFLDEILPFSFGQFVIKRHHILQSGSKKYYVVHGDIFDTVTTKLKWLAKLGDVGYTFLLWLNRYYNHYRTKRGLPYYSLSQVVKAKVKSAVSFISDYEEQLCAVAAANQCDGVICGHIHQAADKMMNNIHYLNSGDWVETMSAIVETKEGEWKIIYYNDWLKETQTEITTTILEPGQYAEPFHSNLTPELV; encoded by the coding sequence GTGAAGACATTTTACAAAACAATTATCCTGTCTGATATCCATCTCGGCATCCGCAATTCAAGGGTAAAAGAAGTGGTTGATTTTCTCAGCAATCACAAATGCGATACCCTTATTCTCAATGGTGATATTATTGACGGCTGGCAATTAAAGAAATCTGGCGAGTGGAAAAAGAAACATACTTCCTTTTTCCGCATCATTATGAAGTACATGCACAAGTACAACACAAAAGTGATTTACCTGCGTGGCAATCATGATGATTTTCTGGATGAGATTCTTCCATTTTCATTCGGGCAGTTTGTTATCAAGCGTCACCACATACTGCAAAGTGGCAGTAAAAAATATTATGTGGTGCATGGCGATATTTTTGATACGGTTACAACTAAATTGAAATGGCTGGCAAAATTGGGAGATGTGGGTTATACGTTCCTGCTTTGGCTCAACCGTTATTACAATCACTACCGCACGAAAAGAGGACTTCCTTACTATTCACTTTCACAGGTAGTAAAAGCAAAAGTAAAATCAGCGGTTTCGTTTATTTCTGATTATGAAGAGCAACTGTGTGCAGTGGCAGCGGCCAATCAATGTGATGGTGTTATCTGCGGGCATATTCACCAGGCAGCTGATAAAATGATGAACAATATTCACTATCTCAACAGCGGCGATTGGGTGGAAACGATGAGTGCCATTGTTGAAACGAAAGAAGGCGAATGGAAAATCATTTATTACAATGACTGGTTGAAAGAAACACAAACAGAAATCACAACAACTATTCTTGAGCCTGGTCAATATGCAGAACCTTTTCATTCAAACTTAACTCCCGAACTTGTATGA
- a CDS encoding TIGR03364 family FAD-dependent oxidoreductase, whose translation MGKRKAIIIGAGIVGLATARALAVKGFAVQVFERGDKATGASVRNFGMVWPVGQPDGLLYERALRSRSIWEEISKSGAFWSDPVGSLHVAHNEIEWTVLQELYAEFKTDRPVKLLSAAQIAEQTEAVVQTNLLGGLYSADELIVDPREAIAALPGYLQEKYAVEFFWNRCVSYISENTVYIGNDEDYEAEVFFICNGADFETLYPEDFAAYPLIKCKLQMMRIAAQSNEWRIGPALCGGLSLTHYNSFKAAPSLPGLKAFYEEEMGAYRDWGIHVMVSQNAAGELTIGDSHEYGNTHDPFDKAFINQLILDYLKKFAAFNDWTVIQTWNGIYPKLTNGDTELFFSPEAGVYVLNGLGGAGMTLSFGLAEEIVKGL comes from the coding sequence ATGGGCAAGCGTAAGGCAATTATTATTGGCGCAGGTATTGTTGGTTTGGCTACTGCAAGGGCATTGGCTGTAAAAGGTTTTGCTGTGCAGGTATTTGAGCGGGGTGATAAGGCAACCGGTGCATCTGTTCGAAATTTTGGAATGGTTTGGCCTGTAGGGCAGCCCGACGGTTTATTGTATGAAAGAGCTTTACGCAGCCGAAGTATTTGGGAAGAAATTTCAAAGAGCGGTGCATTCTGGAGCGATCCTGTTGGCAGTTTGCATGTGGCACATAATGAAATTGAATGGACCGTTTTACAGGAACTGTATGCGGAGTTTAAAACTGATCGTCCCGTAAAATTATTATCAGCTGCACAAATAGCAGAACAAACAGAGGCTGTTGTGCAAACGAATTTGCTGGGTGGATTGTACAGTGCAGATGAATTGATTGTTGATCCCAGAGAAGCAATTGCTGCATTGCCAGGCTACCTGCAAGAGAAATATGCTGTTGAATTTTTCTGGAACCGGTGCGTAAGTTATATTTCTGAAAACACAGTGTACATTGGTAATGATGAAGATTATGAAGCAGAAGTATTTTTTATTTGCAACGGCGCAGATTTTGAAACCTTGTACCCTGAAGATTTTGCAGCTTATCCGCTGATAAAATGCAAACTCCAGATGATGAGGATTGCAGCACAGTCAAACGAATGGCGTATTGGTCCTGCTTTATGCGGTGGTTTATCACTTACCCATTACAATAGTTTTAAGGCAGCTCCATCATTACCCGGGCTCAAAGCATTTTATGAAGAGGAGATGGGTGCTTACCGGGATTGGGGCATTCATGTAATGGTTTCACAAAATGCAGCAGGCGAATTAACCATTGGCGATTCGCATGAATATGGAAACACACATGATCCGTTCGACAAAGCATTTATCAATCAGCTGATTCTTGATTACCTGAAAAAATTTGCTGCATTTAACGACTGGACAGTTATTCAAACCTGGAACGGCATTTATCCAAAGCTGACTAATGGTGATACGGAGTTGTTCTTTTCACCTGAAGCGGGAGTGTATGTACTGAATGGATTGGGTGGAGCAGGGATGACCCTGAGTTTTGGACTGGCCGAAGAAATTGTAAAGGGGTTGTGA
- a CDS encoding HAD-IA family hydrolase, with protein sequence MSNYSLVVFDIAGTTVRDKGNIAEAFIDAFKEFGISVPIEEVNKVMGWRKKDAIVLLLDKFQRDADMQSEELVEEIHTAFIQNMISFYENDKDLQPLGYAEELFQQLRANNIKVALNTGFTKDITDVILRKLNWREGQMIDFVVCSDEVPEGRPYPYMIRELMKRSEIIDAKQVVKVGDTEVDVQEGRNADCGLVISITTGAYSKELLEQYQPDEIIDHLSELPALML encoded by the coding sequence ATGTCAAACTATTCATTGGTTGTATTTGATATTGCAGGCACAACCGTAAGAGATAAAGGAAATATTGCTGAAGCATTTATTGATGCGTTTAAGGAGTTTGGAATCAGTGTTCCAATAGAAGAGGTAAATAAAGTAATGGGATGGAGAAAAAAAGATGCAATTGTATTGTTGCTTGACAAGTTTCAAAGAGATGCAGATATGCAATCGGAAGAATTGGTGGAGGAGATTCACACAGCCTTTATTCAGAACATGATTTCTTTTTATGAAAACGATAAAGATCTGCAGCCATTAGGCTATGCAGAAGAATTGTTTCAGCAACTGAGAGCGAATAATATAAAAGTTGCTTTGAATACAGGGTTCACTAAAGATATTACAGATGTTATCCTTCGAAAATTAAACTGGAGGGAAGGCCAGATGATTGATTTTGTTGTGTGCAGTGATGAAGTGCCCGAAGGCCGTCCTTATCCTTATATGATCCGGGAGTTAATGAAACGCAGTGAAATCATTGATGCAAAGCAGGTGGTAAAAGTGGGAGATACAGAAGTGGATGTACAGGAAGGAAGGAATGCAGATTGCGGTTTGGTCATCAGTATTACAACAGGTGCGTATTCAAAAGAGTTACTTGAACAATATCAACCCGATGAGATCATTGATCATCTTTCTGAATTACCTGCACTGATGTTATGA
- a CDS encoding alkaline phosphatase family protein — translation MKAVCFFILLGISFISSAQPTLKTKNIIIITTDGFRWQEVFTGADSLLISNEKYTADTLFTKQMYWDSSPETRRKKLMPFFWNVIANKGQLYGNRFFNNRVNMKNPYKISYPGYNEILTGYADLFVTKNRPVENKNRNILEYLNAQPGYKGKVAAFTSWDIFPYIFNEDRSNFQVNSGYEMLTDDSTIINHKINRVQESIKEKTGTRHDLLTYISAREYLQTHHPRVLFLGFGETDEEAHKGNYAAYLEKAAMADKMIGDLFSYTQSDPFYKNNTTIIITTDHGRGNTAGTWNTHSTFINGSGQTWLAMIGPDIIPLGEIKEEQQSYGNQLAATIALLLGEKFEHRAGKPIQLPVDGKDKLVTVNVLR, via the coding sequence ATGAAAGCTGTCTGTTTTTTTATCCTCCTTGGAATTTCATTTATATCTTCTGCCCAACCGACCCTCAAAACGAAAAACATCATCATCATTACTACAGATGGCTTCCGCTGGCAGGAGGTATTTACAGGTGCCGATTCCTTACTCATCAGCAACGAAAAATATACTGCTGATACATTATTCACCAAACAAATGTATTGGGATAGTTCTCCTGAAACCAGAAGAAAAAAACTGATGCCTTTTTTCTGGAATGTAATTGCAAATAAAGGTCAATTGTATGGCAACCGGTTCTTCAATAACAGGGTGAACATGAAGAATCCCTATAAAATTTCCTACCCGGGGTATAATGAAATCCTTACAGGTTATGCGGATCTGTTTGTAACAAAGAACAGACCTGTTGAAAACAAAAACAGAAATATACTGGAATACCTCAATGCCCAACCCGGTTATAAAGGGAAAGTGGCAGCTTTTACATCCTGGGACATTTTTCCATATATTTTTAATGAAGACAGAAGCAACTTCCAGGTGAATAGCGGATATGAAATGCTTACAGACGACTCAACTATCATCAATCATAAAATCAACCGTGTACAGGAAAGTATAAAAGAGAAAACAGGAACAAGGCATGATTTACTTACCTATATAAGTGCCAGGGAATATTTGCAAACTCATCATCCAAGAGTATTGTTTTTAGGTTTTGGAGAAACAGACGAAGAAGCGCACAAGGGTAACTATGCTGCATACCTGGAAAAAGCAGCAATGGCCGACAAAATGATTGGCGATCTGTTTTCTTATACTCAATCGGATCCTTTTTATAAAAACAATACTACCATTATTATTACCACAGACCATGGCAGAGGCAATACTGCAGGCACATGGAATACGCACAGTACTTTCATCAATGGATCTGGCCAAACATGGCTTGCAATGATTGGCCCTGATATTATTCCTTTAGGTGAAATAAAAGAAGAGCAACAGTCTTACGGCAATCAACTTGCTGCAACCATTGCTCTTCTTCTTGGAGAGAAATTTGAACATCGTGCAGGGAAGCCTATTCAGCTGCCCGTAGATGGAAAAGATAAATTAGTAACTGTGAACGTTCTCCGGTAA
- a CDS encoding Crp/Fnr family transcriptional regulator, with translation MFDQLIKSIQEKVPVTKEELELCKHYFTPKKLRKKQFLLQEGDVCNRMAFVEKGAMCSYSTDAKGTQRVIQFAFEGWWISDLYSFFTREPSCLSIEALEDCELLLLDHEQQESLLKNVPKYETYTRMLLQNAYVALQRRIEGTIGLPAEEKYSRLLSQYSAIVNRVPQHLIASYLGVSPETLSRIRKQMTR, from the coding sequence ATGTTTGATCAGCTGATAAAAAGTATACAGGAAAAAGTGCCGGTTACAAAAGAGGAACTGGAACTGTGCAAACATTATTTTACACCAAAGAAGTTGCGGAAAAAACAATTCCTTTTACAGGAAGGAGATGTTTGTAACCGGATGGCTTTTGTAGAAAAGGGGGCTATGTGTTCTTATTCAACCGATGCAAAAGGAACACAGCGTGTTATTCAGTTTGCATTTGAAGGCTGGTGGATCTCTGATCTGTATAGTTTTTTTACCAGGGAACCATCCTGTCTCAGTATTGAAGCGCTGGAAGATTGTGAGCTTTTACTGCTGGATCATGAACAGCAGGAATCATTACTGAAGAATGTTCCCAAATATGAAACCTACACAAGAATGCTGTTACAAAATGCTTATGTAGCACTTCAGCGAAGGATTGAAGGCACCATTGGTTTACCTGCTGAAGAAAAATATTCCCGTCTTTTATCTCAATACTCTGCGATTGTTAACCGTGTACCTCAGCACCTGATTGCTTCTTATTTAGGCGTTAGCCCCGAAACACTCAGCCGCATCCGCAAGCAGATGACCCGCTGA
- a CDS encoding NAD(P)-binding domain-containing protein: protein MQTKKTIAVIGATGNMGKAISKALSKGNDRLLLFSREEEQLNILGDEIREQSPAADFETIQCAYEASWEADIIILAVPYEAEAEIAEKIKEVASQKIVISISNPLNASYDGLLTAADTSAAEELQKLLPDSKVIKAFNTTYAADFMQPVIDGKQVDAFVAGNHDAALGTVAELVHTAGFNPIIAGNLSVSKTLENMQLLMIQLSIRNQYNWQAGWKILHN from the coding sequence ATGCAAACAAAGAAAACAATCGCAGTAATAGGGGCCACAGGAAATATGGGGAAGGCGATTTCCAAAGCATTGTCAAAAGGCAATGACCGTTTGCTTCTTTTTTCAAGAGAGGAAGAACAGCTGAACATACTGGGTGATGAAATCAGGGAACAGTCTCCCGCTGCCGATTTTGAAACCATTCAATGTGCGTATGAAGCCAGCTGGGAAGCAGATATTATTATACTCGCTGTTCCGTATGAAGCAGAAGCAGAGATAGCGGAAAAAATTAAAGAGGTAGCCAGTCAGAAAATAGTGATCAGTATTTCCAACCCGCTGAATGCATCCTATGATGGATTACTCACTGCTGCTGATACAAGCGCAGCAGAAGAATTACAGAAATTATTGCCCGATTCAAAAGTGATCAAAGCGTTTAATACCACTTACGCTGCTGATTTTATGCAGCCGGTGATTGATGGAAAACAGGTTGATGCCTTTGTTGCAGGAAATCATGATGCAGCATTAGGAACAGTTGCAGAACTGGTTCATACTGCCGGTTTCAATCCTATTATAGCCGGTAATTTATCTGTGAGCAAAACGCTGGAGAATATGCAGCTGCTCATGATTCAGCTCAGCATCAGGAACCAGTATAACTGGCAGGCAGGCTGGAAAATCTTACACAATTAA
- a CDS encoding TonB-dependent receptor: protein MNKLILFIACSSLFLSAYAQEDTVVKSLNEVIVTANRTMQKEAVVPYTVQSVDRKHLNQFNPRTTPEALMGMNGVFVQKTNHGGGSAFVRGLTGNQTLILVDGIRLNNSTSRYGPNQYLNTVDAFTIQKIEVARGTGSVQYGTDALGGVIHVLSKEPLLKKSNDDGIKKIAATAIVKFMSGNMEQTSRAEMNYSSKGFAAIVGATGRDFGDMIGGDTTGKQSPSGYKEFAYDVKLKFKLNEQVQLTTAHYFLQQKHVPVYHKVLLENFALNEMDPQQRMLTYAKLSISNRNKLIRTIDFILSHQQSVEGRNSQKNGSSVLRKENDKVGTIGFTVDVLSEFTKIWTANSGIELYHDKVNSSKEDINQSTGSKTVLRGLYPDESKYGNYSLFSLHHFNLKNFRINAGLRYNLFDIHIADTTLGNVNIKPSALVGNAAVSYSINRYHHVFASFSSGYRAPNVDDMGTLGIVDFRYEVPAADLLPEKSFNYEAGYKFRSKKLTATANLFYMELKQLITRVKQEGEVINGYNVYKKENTEQAYIRGAEAEMDWQILKNWNVNAGFAYVFGQNTTKHEPLRRMPPFNGKILSTYKLNRWFSGAELWFAAKQDRLAQGDKDDNRIPKGGTPGFRVMNLYAGYELKHLKFNTGLQNLFNTDYRTHGSGINGYGRSIWLNIQFTL from the coding sequence ATGAACAAGTTGATTCTTTTTATAGCCTGCAGCAGCTTATTTCTTTCTGCATACGCACAGGAGGATACAGTTGTAAAATCACTGAATGAAGTAATTGTTACAGCAAACCGTACCATGCAAAAAGAGGCAGTTGTGCCATACACTGTACAATCAGTTGATCGTAAACATCTGAATCAGTTTAATCCACGTACCACACCAGAAGCATTGATGGGAATGAATGGAGTGTTTGTTCAAAAAACAAATCATGGTGGCGGCTCAGCATTTGTAAGAGGATTAACAGGCAATCAAACATTGATACTGGTGGATGGAATCCGTTTAAATAATTCTACATCCCGCTATGGCCCCAACCAGTATTTAAACACGGTTGATGCTTTCACCATACAAAAAATTGAAGTTGCAAGAGGAACAGGTTCTGTACAGTATGGAACGGATGCATTGGGTGGGGTAATCCATGTATTATCAAAAGAGCCTCTGCTGAAAAAGAGTAATGATGACGGAATAAAGAAAATTGCTGCAACTGCCATTGTAAAATTCATGAGTGGAAATATGGAGCAAACATCAAGGGCTGAAATGAATTACAGCAGCAAAGGGTTTGCAGCAATAGTGGGAGCTACGGGACGAGATTTTGGTGATATGATTGGAGGTGATACAACCGGGAAACAATCACCCAGCGGTTATAAAGAATTTGCTTATGATGTGAAGTTGAAATTTAAACTCAATGAGCAGGTGCAGTTAACAACAGCTCATTATTTCCTTCAGCAGAAACATGTACCGGTTTATCATAAAGTGCTGCTTGAAAATTTTGCATTGAACGAAATGGATCCTCAGCAAAGGATGCTGACTTATGCAAAACTTTCCATCAGTAACAGAAACAAACTGATTCGTACAATTGACTTTATTCTGTCGCACCAGCAATCAGTTGAAGGCAGAAACAGTCAGAAAAACGGAAGCTCTGTTCTGCGAAAGGAAAACGATAAAGTGGGCACCATTGGTTTTACTGTTGATGTACTTTCGGAGTTTACAAAAATCTGGACTGCCAATTCCGGCATTGAATTATATCACGACAAAGTAAACAGCAGCAAAGAAGATATTAACCAGTCAACAGGAAGTAAAACAGTGCTGCGTGGTTTGTATCCTGATGAATCAAAGTATGGTAACTACTCCCTGTTTTCATTGCATCATTTCAACCTGAAGAATTTTCGTATTAATGCCGGACTCCGTTATAATCTGTTTGATATCCATATTGCAGATACTACATTGGGGAATGTAAACATCAAGCCTTCGGCTTTAGTTGGTAATGCAGCAGTATCATATAGCATCAACCGGTATCATCATGTATTTGCATCTTTCAGCAGCGGTTACCGTGCTCCCAATGTTGATGATATGGGAACGCTTGGTATTGTTGATTTTCGTTATGAAGTTCCTGCAGCTGATCTATTACCGGAAAAATCATTTAACTATGAAGCTGGCTATAAGTTTCGCAGTAAAAAACTTACGGCAACGGCCAATCTGTTTTATATGGAGCTGAAGCAGTTGATTACAAGAGTGAAACAGGAAGGAGAAGTGATTAATGGATATAATGTATACAAAAAAGAAAACACTGAGCAGGCATATATCCGTGGTGCGGAAGCTGAAATGGATTGGCAGATACTGAAGAACTGGAATGTAAATGCGGGCTTCGCTTATGTATTTGGACAGAATACAACGAAGCATGAACCTTTACGCAGAATGCCCCCCTTCAATGGAAAAATTCTTTCTACTTATAAACTGAACAGATGGTTTTCTGGTGCTGAACTTTGGTTTGCTGCAAAGCAGGATCGCTTGGCACAGGGCGATAAAGATGACAACCGTATTCCGAAAGGAGGCACACCCGGTTTCCGGGTAATGAATCTGTATGCAGGGTATGAACTGAAGCATCTGAAATTTAATACCGGTCTTCAAAATTTATTTAATACAGACTATCGCACACATGGCAGCGGTATCAATGGATATGGCCGCAGTATATGGCTTAATATTCAATTCACACTATAG